In Pyricularia oryzae 70-15 chromosome 2, whole genome shotgun sequence, one genomic interval encodes:
- a CDS encoding secretory lipase, with amino-acid sequence MLPQAIILLGAAVLGRSQETAGCNDSCRKAYEAALAAEAVNWATYDVSNDPFYDTPGNYSASSKPGDLLRWQDLGSDQLASNWTLVPEGMSLSRFIYVTEDKDRRPIPSSGYVLLPYSVPDGRDTFRTLAWAHGTAGNARKCAPSNNQRLDYSWMAPFLYASHGYAVVGTDYAGLGVQIPTAFQYEAGHLHAADVAYSVVAARKAVGHLLSEDWVVVGHSEGGMTAWRTNERLAMPDQDELLKAGRFLGAASIAPALQPIKLIPREIERANGGHIEIVSVYLLQALAGLYPDAVRKEDYLTERALSLLPLIDEGCLRSGSTIMSLFNVSEIYKNTSWITGPAMQKWQREINGAGPHRLAGPMLVVQGDADVLTYAEFAEEDFDATCRQFPESSAEYHRVPGAGHGTSLEASALYYIPWIKALFEGRKPEPGCRKVTAKPVTDRFAKDKTGPLA; translated from the coding sequence ATGCTCCCACAGGCCATCATCCTACTAGGCGCCGCCGTCCTCGGCCGCAGCCAAGAGACAGCCGGCTGCAACGACAGCTGCAGAAAGGCGTACGAGGCAgccctggccgccgaggCGGTCAACTGGGCGACGTACGACGTCAGCAACGACCCCTTTTACGACACGCCGGGCAACTACTCGGCGTCGTCCAAGCCCGGCGACCTGCTGCGCTGGCAGGACCTCGGGTCCGACCAGCTGGCGTCCAACTGGACCCTGGTGCCCGAGGGCATGTCGCTGTCGCGCTTCATATACGTCACCGAGGACAAGGACCGCCGGCCCATCCCGTCCAGCGGCTACGTGCTGCTGCCATACTCCGTCCCCGACGGCCGCGACACCTTCCGCACCCTCGCCTGGGCCCACGGCACCGCCGGCAACGCCCGCAAGTGCGCCCCGTCCAACAACCAGCGCCTGGACTACAGCTGGATGGCGCCGTTCCTGTACGCGTCGCACGGCTACGCCGTCGTCGGCACCGACTACGCAGGGCTCGGCGTGCAGATCCCCACCGCGTTCCAGTACGAGGCGGGGCATCTGCACGCCGCCGACGTGGCGTACTCGGTCGTCGCCGCGCGCAAGGCCGTCGGCCACCTGCTGTCCGAGGACTGGGTCGTCGTGGGCCACAGCGAGGGCGGCATGACGGCCTGGCGCACCAACGAGCGGCTGGCCATGCCGGACCAGGACGAGCTGCTCAAGGCGGGCAGGTTCCTCGGCGCCGCGTCCATCGCGCCCGCCCTGCAGCCCATCAAGCTGATCCCCCGGGAAATCGAGCGCGCCAACGGCGGCCACATCGAGATCGTGTCCGTGTACCTGCTgcaggcgctggcgggcctgtACCCCGACGCGGTCAGGAAGGAGGACTACCTGACCGAGCGCGCGCtgtcgctgctgccgctgatcGACGAGGGGTGTCTGCGCTCGGGCTCGACCATCATGTCGCTGTTCAACGTGAGCGAGATTTACAAAAATACGAGCTGGATCACGGGGCCCGCCATGCAAAAGTGGCAGCGGGAGATCAACGGCGCCGGGCCGCACCGGCTGGCGGGGCCCATGCTGGTGGTGCAGGGCGACGCCGACGTGCTGACCTACGCCGAGTTTGCAGAGGAGGACTTTGACGCCACCTGCAGGCAGTTCCCCGAGTCCAGCGCAGAGTACCACCGGGTCCCCGGCGCCGGCCACGGCACCAGCCTCGAGGCGAGCGCGCTCTACTACATCCCCTGGATCAAGGCGCTCTTTGAAGGGAGGAAGCCCGAGCCTGGCTGTAGAAAGGTCACCGCGAAGCCTGTGACGGATCGGTTCGCCAAGGACAAGACCGGGCCGCTGGCTTGA